A portion of the Deinococcus terrestris genome contains these proteins:
- a CDS encoding acyl-CoA thioesterase: MTDSAPVQPPQPRTPAPRSRARMLELVFPKDTNYLGTAFGGFVLSLMDKAASVAAVRHAGPGGAVVTARMDGVDFRTPIRVGDAVALDARVVRVGRSSMTIQVDVYREHMASGEQELATTGLFVFVAIGEDGTPRPVPPLAEGLDIASAHPDAEARP; encoded by the coding sequence ATGACCGACTCTGCGCCCGTTCAGCCCCCCCAGCCCCGCACCCCTGCGCCCCGGAGCCGCGCCCGGATGCTCGAACTCGTCTTCCCCAAGGACACCAACTACCTGGGCACCGCTTTCGGGGGTTTCGTGCTGTCGCTGATGGACAAGGCGGCGAGCGTGGCGGCGGTGCGGCACGCGGGGCCGGGGGGCGCAGTGGTCACGGCGCGGATGGACGGGGTGGACTTCCGCACACCCATCCGGGTGGGGGACGCGGTGGCCCTCGACGCCCGCGTGGTGCGGGTGGGCCGCTCCTCCATGACCATTCAGGTGGATGTGTACCGCGAGCACATGGCCTCCGGCGAGCAGGAACTCGCCACCACGGGCCTGTTCGTCTTCGTGGCGATCGGCGAGGACGGCACTCCCCGCCCGGTGCCCCCCCTGGCCGAGGGCCTGGACATCGCCAGCGCCCACCCTGACGCCGAGGCCCGGCCCTGA
- a CDS encoding histidine phosphatase family protein: MRHGATAWNGEGRWQGWTDTPLGELGERQAARLAGRLLGTDPGQVHSSDLQRAVDTALLALPGEPLTLDVRLRELHFGRYEGATSEQVLHDPEYAAWQRDPWRLPAPGGGESLEAVGERMRDWAEGLPGGTVTAFTHGAALRALLCTLFGWPATPQPGYVLPFPYRHAHTGLTRLERGAAGWTLIMYNDHAHLEG, translated from the coding sequence ATTCGCCACGGGGCGACTGCCTGGAACGGCGAGGGCCGCTGGCAGGGCTGGACCGACACGCCGCTGGGCGAGTTGGGGGAGAGACAGGCCGCGCGGCTGGCGGGGCGGCTCCTCGGCACCGACCCCGGACAGGTTCACTCCAGCGACCTTCAGCGGGCGGTGGACACGGCCCTCCTCGCCCTGCCCGGCGAGCCCCTGACCCTCGACGTGCGCCTGCGCGAACTGCACTTCGGGCGCTACGAGGGCGCGACCTCCGAGCAGGTGCTGCACGACCCCGAGTACGCCGCGTGGCAGCGCGACCCCTGGCGCCTGCCCGCGCCCGGCGGCGGCGAGAGCCTGGAGGCAGTGGGAGAGCGGATGCGCGACTGGGCCGAGGGGCTGCCCGGCGGGACCGTCACCGCCTTCACCCATGGGGCGGCGCTGCGGGCGCTGCTGTGCACCCTCTTCGGCTGGCCCGCGACCCCGCAGCCGGGGTACGTGCTGCCCTTTCCCTACCGCCACGCGCACACCGGCCTGACCCGGCTGGAGCGTGGCGCGGCGGGCTGGACGCTGATCATGTACAACGACCACGCGCATCTGGAGGGGTAA
- a CDS encoding DinB family protein — translation MTAQDRRFPIGPIQDLPARDRAALEAVALRMESTGRDWRNAVTGLDAGALARTYRPGSWTVAQLAHHAADAHLHGLNRLKYGLTVEGYVIQPFAQEAWLGLADAALPVGEALGLMDAANMRWTALLRGTDPAQFTRRVTHPQEGEQDLWRLVAKHDWHLRHHLAHVRLALANQ, via the coding sequence ATGACTGCCCAGGACCGCCGCTTTCCTATCGGCCCGATTCAGGACCTACCCGCGCGGGACCGGGCGGCGCTGGAGGCCGTCGCCCTGCGGATGGAGTCGACCGGGCGCGATTGGCGGAACGCCGTAACCGGGCTGGACGCGGGGGCGCTGGCCCGCACCTACCGCCCCGGCAGTTGGACGGTGGCCCAGCTCGCGCACCACGCGGCGGACGCGCATCTGCACGGCCTGAACCGCCTGAAATATGGCCTGACAGTGGAGGGCTACGTCATTCAGCCGTTCGCGCAGGAGGCGTGGCTCGGGCTGGCGGACGCGGCGCTGCCCGTGGGGGAGGCGCTGGGGCTGATGGACGCCGCGAACATGCGCTGGACGGCCCTGCTGCGCGGCACCGACCCCGCGCAGTTCACCCGCCGCGTCACCCACCCGCAGGAGGGCGAGCAGGACCTGTGGCGCCTCGTCGCCAAGCACGACTGGCACCTCCGGCATCACCTCGCGCACGTGCGGTTGGCGCTGGCAAATCAGTAA
- a CDS encoding CAP domain-containing protein, with the protein MRIALPALLLSLLLAACGGPTPAPGAGGVTVTVSDSDYADTFSYQGSADFRPALVPVAGFPQSGAEKAMLDAVNAERRRGGTCPDGRTFPARAALTFEGHLHEAATRYAVVLAGRGTLELPHKLGTSTPARRMVEAGFKPAPPAGMTLRFEESLAAGMTDPAEVIAAWKGSVSHCAALYSPVPHGSVARADGAGRAYWVLNTAGW; encoded by the coding sequence ATGCGTATCGCCCTGCCTGCCCTGCTGCTTTCCCTGCTGCTCGCCGCCTGCGGCGGCCCCACCCCCGCTCCCGGCGCGGGCGGCGTCACCGTGACCGTCAGCGACTCCGACTACGCCGACACCTTCAGCTACCAGGGGTCCGCCGACTTCCGCCCTGCGCTCGTTCCCGTGGCCGGATTCCCGCAGTCGGGGGCCGAGAAGGCCATGCTGGACGCCGTGAACGCCGAGCGCCGCCGGGGCGGTACCTGCCCGGACGGCCGGACGTTCCCGGCCCGCGCCGCGCTGACCTTCGAGGGGCACCTGCACGAGGCGGCGACCCGGTACGCGGTGGTGCTGGCGGGCCGGGGCACCCTGGAGCTTCCCCATAAACTCGGGACGAGCACCCCGGCCCGGCGCATGGTGGAGGCGGGCTTCAAACCCGCCCCCCCTGCGGGCATGACCTTGCGCTTCGAGGAAAGCCTCGCCGCCGGAATGACCGATCCCGCCGAGGTCATCGCGGCGTGGAAGGGCAGCGTCTCGCACTGCGCGGCCCTGTACAGCCCGGTGCCCCACGGCAGCGTGGCGCGGGCCGACGGGGCGGGCCGGGCCTACTGGGTGCTGAACACGGCGGGCTGGTAA
- a CDS encoding enoyl-CoA hydratase/isomerase family protein, which yields MHAQPLTAQQLTAPGAYPGLHLTLHEGGILEVVLRNEKTLNSVDAEAHRALTSIWRDIDAASGIRCVLVRGEGRGFSSGGDFALIEEMSQDFTALARVWKEARDLVYNLVNCGKPVVSAIHGPCVGAGLAVALLADVSVAAKSARILDGHVRLGVAAGDHAAIIWPLLCGLNKAKYHLMTGEPVSGEEAERIGLVSLCVPDEELLDRAWAVARKLASGSPTAVRWTKYALNNWLRAMGPTFDTSLALEFLGFTGPDVREGLTSLREKREPRFQEDAPI from the coding sequence ATGCACGCCCAACCCCTGACCGCGCAGCAACTTACCGCGCCGGGCGCCTACCCCGGCCTGCACCTCACCCTGCATGAGGGCGGCATCCTTGAGGTCGTCCTCCGCAACGAGAAGACCCTCAACTCCGTGGACGCCGAGGCCCACCGCGCCCTGACCTCCATCTGGCGCGACATCGACGCTGCTTCCGGCATCCGCTGCGTGCTGGTGCGCGGCGAGGGCCGGGGCTTCTCGTCGGGCGGCGACTTCGCCCTGATCGAGGAAATGAGCCAGGACTTCACGGCGCTGGCCCGCGTCTGGAAGGAAGCCCGCGACCTCGTGTACAACCTCGTGAACTGCGGCAAGCCCGTCGTGAGCGCCATTCACGGTCCCTGCGTGGGGGCGGGGCTGGCAGTCGCTCTGCTCGCGGACGTGAGCGTCGCGGCGAAGTCGGCCCGGATTCTGGACGGACACGTCCGGCTGGGTGTGGCGGCGGGTGACCACGCGGCCATCATCTGGCCCCTGCTGTGCGGCCTGAACAAGGCCAAGTACCACCTGATGACGGGCGAACCCGTGAGCGGCGAGGAAGCCGAGCGCATCGGCCTCGTCAGCCTGTGTGTGCCCGACGAGGAACTGCTCGACCGCGCGTGGGCGGTCGCCCGCAAGCTTGCCTCGGGCAGCCCCACCGCCGTGCGCTGGACGAAATACGCCCTGAACAACTGGCTGCGGGCGATGGGGCCGACCTTCGACACCAGCCTCGCCCTGGAGTTCCTGGGCTTTACCGGCCCCGACGTGCGCGAGGGATTGACCAGCCTGCGCGAGAAGCGCGAGCCGAGATTTCAGGAGGACGCGCCGATTTGA